One Triticum dicoccoides isolate Atlit2015 ecotype Zavitan chromosome 5B, WEW_v2.0, whole genome shotgun sequence genomic window carries:
- the LOC119312668 gene encoding squamosa promoter-binding-like protein 6, with translation MEAARVGSQSRHLYGGGLGGVLEQARREKRVFGWDLNDWSWDSERFVATPVPAAVGNGLSLNSTPSSSEEAEAEVARNGNGRVDSDKRKRVVVIHDDEDEKDEDPVGNSNNVLSLRIGGSSVAGGTAEDGGVNEEDRNGKKIRVQGGSSSGPACQVEGCCADLSAAKDYHRRHKVCEMHAKANTAVVGNTVQRFCQQCSRFHLLQEFDEGKRSCRRRLAGHNKRRRKTRPENAVGGTPIEEKVSSYLLLSLLGICANLNSDNAEHLQGQELLSNLWRNLGNVAKSLDPKELCKLLEACQSMQNRSNAGTSEAANALVNTAAAEAAGPSNSKAPFANGGDCGQTSSAVLPVQSNATMVATTETPACKFRNFDLNDTCNDMEGFEDGSNCPSWIRQDSTQSPPQTSGNSDSTSAQSLSSSNGDAQCRTDKIVFKLFEKVPSELPPILRSQILGWLSSSPTDIESHIRPGCIILTVYLRLVESSWRELSENMSVYLDKLSSSSADNFWTSGLVFVMVRHQIAFMHNGQVMLDRPLAPNSHHYCKVLCVSPVAAPYSATVNFRVEGFNLVSSSSRLICSIEGRCIFEEDTSIMADDTEDEDIEYLNFCCSLPGTRGRGFIEVEDSGFSNGFFPFIVAEQNVCSEVCELESIFKSSSLEQPDNDIAMNQALEFLHELGWLLHRVNIISKHDKVEPPVPAFNLLRFRNLGIFAMEREWCAVTKMLLDLLFDGFVDAGLQSPKDVVLSENLLHSAVRGKSARMVRFLLTYKPNKNLKETAETYLFRPDAQGPSAFTPLHIAAATSDAEDVLDALTDDPGLVGLNAWRNARDEIGFTPEDYARQSGNDAYINLVQKKIDKHLGKGHVVLGVPSSMCPGITDGMKAGDISLEICKAMPMTTTSAARCNICSCQGKMYPNSLARTFLYRPAMFTVMGVAVICVCVGILLHTLPKVYAAPNFRWELLERGAM, from the exons ATGGAGGCGGCCAGGGTGGGGTCGCAGAGCCGCCACCTGTACGGAGGCGGGCTGGGTGGCGTGCTTGAGCAGGCCAGGCGCGAGAAGAGGGTGTTCGGCTGGGACCTCAATGATTGGAGCTGGGACAGCGAGCGCTTCGTCGCCACGCCGGTGCCTGCGGCAGTGGGGAATGGCCTGTCGCTCAACAGTACGCCGTCTTCCTCAGAGGAAGCCGAGGCTGAGGTGGCTAGGAATGGTAACGGGAGAGTTGACTCTGACAAGAGGAAGCGAGTGGTTGTCATTCATGACGATGAAGATGAGAAGGATGAGGACCCGGTGGGGAACAGTAACAATGTGCTCAGCTTGAGAATTGGTGGCAGCTCTGTTGCCGGCGGAACGGCGGAGGATGGCGGTGTGAACGAGGAGGACAGAAATGGTAAGAAGATCAGGGTGCAGGGCGGAAGCTCAAGCGGTCCGGCGTGTCAGGTGGAGGGCTGCTGCGCGGACCTTAGCGCGGCAAAGGATTACCATCGGCGGCACAAGGTCTGCGAGATGCATGCCAAGGCCAACACCGCGGTGGTCGGAAATACCGTCCAGCGGTTCTGCCAGCAATGCAGCAG ATTTCACCTTCTTCAAGAATTTGATGAAGGAAAGCGCAGCTGTCGCCGGCGTTTAGCAGGCCATAATAAACGTAGGAGGAAAACCCGCCCTGAAAATGCTGTTGGTGGGACTCCTATTGAGGAAAAAGTTAGCAGTTATTTATTGTTGAGTCTTCTTGGAATATGCGCCAATTTGAACT CTGACAATGCTGAGCATTTACAAGGTCAGGAGTTGCTATCCAATCTTTGGAGAAACTTGGGGAATGTTGCCAAATCATTGGATCCAAAAGAACTTTGTAAACTCCTGGAGGCGTGTCAGAGCATGCAAAATCGATCAAATGCTGGGACCTCTGAAGCAGCTAATGCTTTGGTGAATACAGCTGCAGCAGAGGCTGCAGGACCATCTAACTCTAAGGCTCCTTTTGCGAATGGTGGTGACTGCGGGCAGACGTCATCTGCTGTTCTACCAGTACAATCAAATGCTACCATGGTGGCAACTACCG AGACTCCAGCATGCAAGTTTAGGAATTTTGATTTGAATGACACTTGCAATGATATGGAAGGCTTTGAGGATGGTTCAAATTGCCCATCATGGATACGACAAGATTCTACTCAAAGCCCACCACAGACTAGTGGTAATTCGGATTCAACATCAGCTCAGTCATTGTCAAGCTCAAATGGAGATGCTCAG TGTCGGACTGATAAAATTGTATTCAAGCTTTTTGAGAAAGTTCCTAGTGAATTACCTCCAATTTTGCGATCACAG ATCCTTGGTTGGTTGTCCAGTAGCCCTACTGATATAGAGAGCCATATTAGACCTGGCTGTATTATCCTGACAGTTTATCTTCGTTTAGTTGAGTCTTCATGGAGGGAG CTCTCTGAGAATATGAGTGTATATCTGGATAAGCTCTCAAGTAGTTCCGCTGATAACTTTTGGACATCTGGTTTGGTATTTGTGATGGTACGGCATCAAATTGCTTTCATGCACAATG GTCAAGTTATGTTGGACAGACCACTGGCACCTAATTCTCACCATTACTGCAAGGTCTTATGTGTTAGTCCGGTTGCTGCTCCTTATTCAGCAACAGTTAATTTCAGGGTAGAAGGCTTCAACTTAGTCAGTTCTTCCTCAAG GCTCATTTGCTCAATTGAAGGGCGTTGTATATTCGAGGAGGACACATCTATTATGGCTGATGATACTGAGGATGAAGATATTGAATATCTCAACTTTTGTTGTTCTCTCCCTGGTACAAGAGGAAGAGGATTCATAGAG GTTGAAGATAGTGGATTTAGTAATGGTTTCTTCCCCTTCATAGTTGCTGAGCAGAATGTATGCTCTGAGGTTTGTGAGCTGGAGAGCATATTTAAGTCATCCAGTCTTGAGCAGCCAGACAATGACATTGCCATGAATCAAGCTTTAGAGTTTCTACATGAGCTGGGGTGGCTTCTTCATAGAGTTAACATAATTTCTAAGCATGATAAAGTGGAGCCGCCTGTACCTGCCTTTAACCTGCTGAGATTCAGGAATCTTGGTATATTTGCGATGGAGCGGGAGTGGTGTGCTGTGACCAAAATGCTGTTAGATTTGTTATTTGATGGATTTGTTGATGCTGGGTTGCAGTCTCCCAAAGATGTGGTATTGTCAGAAAATTTGCTACACTCTGCTGTGCGAGGAAAATCTGCCCGAATGGTTAGATTTCTGCTGACATACAAGCCGAACAAAAACCTGAAGGAAACTGCAGAGACATACCTATTCAGACCTGATGCTCAGGGCCCTTCTGCATTTACGCCCCTCCATATAGCAGCCGCTACTAGTGATGCAGAGGATGTATTGGATGCATTGACTGATGACCCTGGACTG GTGGGACTCAATGCATGGAGAAATGCGAGAGACGAGATAGGCTTTACCCCTGAAGATTACGCTCGCCAAAGTGGCAACGATGCTTACATCAATCTTGTCCAGAAGAAGATTGACAAGCATCTTGGCAAAGGTCATGTTGTCCTCGGCGTTCCTAGCAGCATGTGCCCTGGAATAACCGATGGGATGAAGGCAGGTGATATCAGCCTTGAGATCTGCAAAGCCATGCCAATGACAACAACATCCGCCGCAAGGTGCAACATCTGCAGTTGTCAGGGTAAGATGTACCCCAATTCCTTAGCCAGGACCTTCCTGTACAGGCCAGCAATGTTCACTGTGATGGGTGTCGCCGTGATCTGCGTTTGCGTCGGAATACTCCTCCATACCCTCCCCAAGGTTTATGCTGCACCGAATTTCAGATGGGAGCTGTTAGAGCGCGGAGCCATGTGA